In Choloepus didactylus isolate mChoDid1 chromosome 18, mChoDid1.pri, whole genome shotgun sequence, a single genomic region encodes these proteins:
- the IFI35 gene encoding interferon-induced 35 kDa protein isoform X2: MLVTHDAVIHALQAEQARLRMRLQKLQQLIKGPMDPPQDKVPFPVPERPLVFRGHTQQGKEVPKSLVSNLRICCPLPGGSALVTFDDPKVAEQVLQQKEHKIDMEECRLRVEVQPLELPMVTSIQVSSQMSGQKVLVSGFPEGLELSEEQLLDKMEIFFVAKRLCQIGQFKVPLGRQEFLLRVSPYMSGELEKIEIKSQPVPHSVLVLNIPDVLDSPELHDVLEVHFQKPTRGGGEVEALTVVPPGEQRVAVFTSESG; this comes from the exons ATGCTTGTCACCCATGATGCC GTCATCCATGCCCTTCAAGCGGAGCAGGCCAGACTGAGGATGAGACTGCAAAAGCTGCAGCAACTGATTAAGGGCCCCATGGACCCCCCCCAAGATAAG GTCCCATTCCCAGTGCCTGAGAGGCCCCTGGTATTTCGAGGCCACACTCAGCAGGGCAAGGAAGTGCCCAAGTCTTTGGTTTCCAACCTGCGGATATGCTGCCCTCTGCCTGGAGGCTCTGCTCTGGTCACCTTTGATGACCCCAAGG TGGCAGAGCAGGTGCTGCAACAAAAGGAGCATAAGATCGACATGGAAGAGTGTCGGCTACGGGTGGAGGTCCAGCCCCTGGAGCTGCCCATGGTGACCTCCATCCAG GTGTCCAGCCAGATGAGTGGCCAGAAGGTGCTGGTCAGTGGGTTTCCTGAAGGGCTCGAGCTGAGTGAGGAGCAGCTGCTGGACAAGATGGAGATCTTCTTTG TGGCCAAGCGCCTATGCCAGATTGGCCAGTTCAAGGTGCCACTGGGCAGGCAGGAGTTCCTTCTGAGAGTCTCTCCCTACATGAGTGGGGAGCTCGAGAAGATTGAG ATCAAGTCCCAGCCAGTGCCCCACTCGGTGCTAGTGCTCAACATTCCCGATGTTCTGGACAGCCCGGAGCTGCATGATGTCCTGGAGGTCCACTTCCAGAAACCCACCCGTGGAGGCGGGGAGGTGGAGGCCCTGACAGTCGTGCCCCCAGGAGAGCAGCGTGTGGCCGTCTTCACCTCTGAGTCCGGCTAG
- the IFI35 gene encoding interferon-induced 35 kDa protein isoform X1 — MLVTHDAVIHALQAEQARLRMRLQKLQQLIKGPMDPPQDKVPFPVPERPLVFRGHTQQGKEVPKSLVSNLRICCPLPGGSALVTFDDPKVAEQVLQQKEHKIDMEECRLRVEVQPLELPMVTSIQVSSQMSGQKVLVSGFPEGLELSEEQLLDKMEIFFGKAGNGGGDVAIRELLQGGVMLGFTEDGVAKRLCQIGQFKVPLGRQEFLLRVSPYMSGELEKIEIKSQPVPHSVLVLNIPDVLDSPELHDVLEVHFQKPTRGGGEVEALTVVPPGEQRVAVFTSESG; from the exons ATGCTTGTCACCCATGATGCC GTCATCCATGCCCTTCAAGCGGAGCAGGCCAGACTGAGGATGAGACTGCAAAAGCTGCAGCAACTGATTAAGGGCCCCATGGACCCCCCCCAAGATAAG GTCCCATTCCCAGTGCCTGAGAGGCCCCTGGTATTTCGAGGCCACACTCAGCAGGGCAAGGAAGTGCCCAAGTCTTTGGTTTCCAACCTGCGGATATGCTGCCCTCTGCCTGGAGGCTCTGCTCTGGTCACCTTTGATGACCCCAAGG TGGCAGAGCAGGTGCTGCAACAAAAGGAGCATAAGATCGACATGGAAGAGTGTCGGCTACGGGTGGAGGTCCAGCCCCTGGAGCTGCCCATGGTGACCTCCATCCAG GTGTCCAGCCAGATGAGTGGCCAGAAGGTGCTGGTCAGTGGGTTTCCTGAAGGGCTCGAGCTGAGTGAGGAGCAGCTGCTGGACAAGATGGAGATCTTCTTTGGCAAGGCTGGCAACGGGGGTGGTGATGTGGCCATTCGGGAACTGCTGCAAGGGGGTGTCATGCTGGGTTTCACTGAGGATGGAG TGGCCAAGCGCCTATGCCAGATTGGCCAGTTCAAGGTGCCACTGGGCAGGCAGGAGTTCCTTCTGAGAGTCTCTCCCTACATGAGTGGGGAGCTCGAGAAGATTGAG ATCAAGTCCCAGCCAGTGCCCCACTCGGTGCTAGTGCTCAACATTCCCGATGTTCTGGACAGCCCGGAGCTGCATGATGTCCTGGAGGTCCACTTCCAGAAACCCACCCGTGGAGGCGGGGAGGTGGAGGCCCTGACAGTCGTGCCCCCAGGAGAGCAGCGTGTGGCCGTCTTCACCTCTGAGTCCGGCTAG
- the VAT1 gene encoding synaptic vesicle membrane protein VAT-1 homolog: MSAKREEAEAATLVAAAEEGAGKDASSQPPKAEAAGDPQPPAASEGAAADAKPPPLRGLVLTGFGGYDKVKLQSRPAAPPKPGPGQLTLRVRACGLNFADLMARQGLYDPLPPLPLTPGMEGAGVVTAVGEGVSDRKEGDRVMALIRSGMWQEEVNVPAAQTFLMPEAMTFEEAAALLVNYITAYMVLFDFGNLRPGHSVLVHMAAGGVGMAAVQLCRTVENVTVFGTASASKHEALKENGVTHPIDYHTTDYVDEIKKISPKGVDIVMDPLGGSDTAKGYHLLKPMGKVVTYGMANLLTGPKRNLMALARTWWNQFSVTALQLLQANRAVCGFHLGYLEGEVALVSSVVTRLLALYNQGHIKPRIDSVWPFEKVTDAMKQMQEKKNVGKVLLVPRLEKEN; this comes from the exons ATGTCCGCCAAGAGAGAGGAAGCCGAGGCGGCCACTCTGGTGGCAGCGGCCGAGGAAGGGGCCGGGAAAGATGCCTCTTCGCAGCCCCCGAAAGCCGAGGCAGCTGGCGACCCCCAGCCGCCCGCAGCCTCCGAGGGGGCCGCCGCCGACGCCAAGCCGCCGCCGCTGCGTGGCCTGGTTCTCACCGGCTTCGGCGGCTACGACAAGGTGAAGCTGCAGAGCCGGCCGGCCGCGCCCCCGAAACCCGGGCCCGGCCAGCTGACGCTGCGCGTGCGAGCCTGCGGGCTCAACTTCGCCGACCTCATGGCCCGGCAGGGGCTGTATGACCCTCTGCCGCCGCTGCCCCTTACTCCGGGCATGGAGGGCGCGGGCGTCGTGACTGCTGTGGGTGAGGGAGTCAGCGACCGCAAG GAAGGCGACCGGGTGATGGCCTTGATCCGATCAGGGATGTGGCAGGAGGAGGTGAATGTTCCCGCAGCCCAGACGTTCCTGATGCCTGAGGCCATGACCTTTGAGGAAGCCGCTGCCCTGTTGGTCAATTATATCACAGCCTACATGGTTCTCTTTGACTTTGGCAACCTACGGCCTGGCCATAGCGTCTTGGTACACATGGCTGCAG GGGGTGTGGGTATGGCAGCCGTGCAGCTGTGCCGCACAGTGGAGAATGTGACAGTGTTTGGGACAGCCTCCGCCAGCAAGCATGAGGCGCTGAAGGAGAATGGGGTTACACACCCTATAGACTACCACACGACTGACTACGTGGATGAGATCAAGAAGATCTCCCCTAAAG GAGTGGACATTGTCATGGACCCCCTAGGAGGGTCAGATACAGCCAAGGGCTACCACCTCCTCAAACCCATGGGCAAAGTCGTCACCTATG GAATGGCCAACCTGCTGACTGGCCCCAAGCGGAACCTGATGGCCCTGGCCCGCACGTGGTGGAATCAGTTCAGCGTGACAGCTCTGCAGCTGCTGCAGGCCAATCGGGCTGTGTGTGGCTTCCACCTGGGCTACCTGGAGGGTGAGGTGGCACTGGTCAGTAGTGTGGTGACCCGCCTCCTGGCTCTCTACAACCAGGGCCACATCAAACCCCGCATTGACTCAGTCTGGCCCTTCGAGAAG gTGACTGATGCTATGAAGCAGATGCAGGAGAAGAAGAATGTGGGCAAGGTCCTCCTGGTGCCTCGGCTAGAGAAGGAGAACTAG
- the RND2 gene encoding rho-related GTP-binding protein RhoN isoform X2: protein MEGQSGRCKIVVVGDAECGKTALLQVFAKDAYPGSYVPTVFENYTASFEIDKRRIELNMWDTSGSSYYDNVRPLAYPDSDAVLICFDISRPETLDSVLKKWQGETQEFCPNAKVVLVGCKLDMRTDLATLRELSKQRLIPVTHEQGSVLAKQVGAVSYVECSSRSSERSVRDVFHVATVASLGRGHRQLRRTDSRRGLQRSTQLSGRPDRGNEGEMHKDRAKSCNLIKYILRTNCVPDTDLGD, encoded by the exons ATGGAGGGGCAGAGCGGCCGCTGCAAGATCGTGGTGGTGGGGGACGCGGAGTGCGGCAAGACGGCGCTGCTGCAGGTGTTCGCCAAGGACGCCTACCCAGGG AGTTATGTCCCCACTGTGTTTGAGAACTACACCGCGAGCTTTGAGATTGACAAGCGCCGCATTGAACTCAACATGTGGGACACTTCAG GTTCCTCTTACTATGATAACGTCCGGCCTCTGGCCTATCCTGACTCGGATGCTGTGCTCATCTGCTTCGACATTAGCCGGCCAGAAACACTGGACAGTGTTCTCAAGAAG TGGCAGGGGGAGACTCAGGAGTTTTGCCCCAATGCCAAGGTTGTGCTGGTTGGCTGTAAACTGGACATGCGCACCGACCTGGCCACGCTGAGGGAGCTGTCCAAGCAGAGGCTTATCCCTGTTACACATGAGCAG GGCAGCGTGCTGGCCAAGCAGGTGGGGGCTGTGTCCTATGTTGAGTGCTCCTCCCGGTCCTCTGAGCGCAGCGTCAGGGATGTCTTCCATGTGGCCACAGTGGCCTCCCTTGGCCGTGGCCACCGGCAGCTGCGCCGTACTGACTCACGCCGGGGACTGCAGCGGTCCACTCAGCTGTCAGGACGGCCGGACCGGGGGAATGAGGGAGAGATGCACAAGGATCGAGCCAAGAGCTGCAACCTCAT caaatacatACTAAGGAccaactgtgtgccagacactgactTGGGAGATTGA
- the RND2 gene encoding rho-related GTP-binding protein RhoN isoform X3: MEGQSGRCKIVVVGDAECGKTALLQVFAKDAYPGSYVPTVFENYTASFEIDKRRIELNMWDTSGSSYYDNVRPLAYPDSDAVLICFDISRPETLDSVLKKWQGETQEFCPNAKVVLVGCKLDMRTDLATLRELSKQRLIPVTHEQGSVLAKQVGAVSYVECSSRSSERSVRDVFHVATVASLGRGHRQLRRTDSRRGLQRSTQLSGRPDRGNEGEMHKDRAKSCNLM, translated from the exons ATGGAGGGGCAGAGCGGCCGCTGCAAGATCGTGGTGGTGGGGGACGCGGAGTGCGGCAAGACGGCGCTGCTGCAGGTGTTCGCCAAGGACGCCTACCCAGGG AGTTATGTCCCCACTGTGTTTGAGAACTACACCGCGAGCTTTGAGATTGACAAGCGCCGCATTGAACTCAACATGTGGGACACTTCAG GTTCCTCTTACTATGATAACGTCCGGCCTCTGGCCTATCCTGACTCGGATGCTGTGCTCATCTGCTTCGACATTAGCCGGCCAGAAACACTGGACAGTGTTCTCAAGAAG TGGCAGGGGGAGACTCAGGAGTTTTGCCCCAATGCCAAGGTTGTGCTGGTTGGCTGTAAACTGGACATGCGCACCGACCTGGCCACGCTGAGGGAGCTGTCCAAGCAGAGGCTTATCCCTGTTACACATGAGCAG GGCAGCGTGCTGGCCAAGCAGGTGGGGGCTGTGTCCTATGTTGAGTGCTCCTCCCGGTCCTCTGAGCGCAGCGTCAGGGATGTCTTCCATGTGGCCACAGTGGCCTCCCTTGGCCGTGGCCACCGGCAGCTGCGCCGTACTGACTCACGCCGGGGACTGCAGCGGTCCACTCAGCTGTCAGGACGGCCGGACCGGGGGAATGAGGGAGAGATGCACAAGGATCGAGCCAAGAGCTGCAACCTCATgtga
- the RND2 gene encoding rho-related GTP-binding protein RhoN isoform X1, with protein MEGQSGRCKIVVVGDAECGKTALLQVFAKDAYPGSYVPTVFENYTASFEIDKRRIELNMWDTSGSSYYDNVRPLAYPDSDAVLICFDISRPETLDSVLKKWQGETQEFCPNAKVVLVGCKLDMRTDLATLRELSKQRLIPVTHEQGSVLAKQVGAVSYVECSSRSSERSVRDVFHVATVASLGRGHRQLRRTDSRRGLQRSTQLSGRPDRGNEGEMHKDRAKSCNLIDILPQEPSLDLPSPSLCQLFQTYSRRDHRPYPPVCWDPTLICSPSLLIHSANTY; from the exons ATGGAGGGGCAGAGCGGCCGCTGCAAGATCGTGGTGGTGGGGGACGCGGAGTGCGGCAAGACGGCGCTGCTGCAGGTGTTCGCCAAGGACGCCTACCCAGGG AGTTATGTCCCCACTGTGTTTGAGAACTACACCGCGAGCTTTGAGATTGACAAGCGCCGCATTGAACTCAACATGTGGGACACTTCAG GTTCCTCTTACTATGATAACGTCCGGCCTCTGGCCTATCCTGACTCGGATGCTGTGCTCATCTGCTTCGACATTAGCCGGCCAGAAACACTGGACAGTGTTCTCAAGAAG TGGCAGGGGGAGACTCAGGAGTTTTGCCCCAATGCCAAGGTTGTGCTGGTTGGCTGTAAACTGGACATGCGCACCGACCTGGCCACGCTGAGGGAGCTGTCCAAGCAGAGGCTTATCCCTGTTACACATGAGCAG GGCAGCGTGCTGGCCAAGCAGGTGGGGGCTGTGTCCTATGTTGAGTGCTCCTCCCGGTCCTCTGAGCGCAGCGTCAGGGATGTCTTCCATGTGGCCACAGTGGCCTCCCTTGGCCGTGGCCACCGGCAGCTGCGCCGTACTGACTCACGCCGGGGACTGCAGCGGTCCACTCAGCTGTCAGGACGGCCGGACCGGGGGAATGAGGGAGAGATGCACAAGGATCGAGCCAAGAGCTGCAACCTCAT TGACATTCTGCCCCAGGAACCATCCCTggacctcccctcccccagcctctgccAGCTCTTCCAGACATACTCTCGGAGAGATCACAGACCTTACCCTCCAGTCTGCTGGGATCCCACCCTCATTTGCAGCCCATCCctcctcattcattcagcaaatacatACTAA